In Gossypium arboreum isolate Shixiya-1 chromosome 3, ASM2569848v2, whole genome shotgun sequence, the sequence TAGAAGTAAAGTTGGGGAAAATGGGGTCATCAATGACCTCTCTCTTTCTCACTCTTTTAGTTCTAGCAGTGTCTCTCAGTTTGCCTTTTGAAACCTCTGCAGATTACACTTATTCTTCTCCTCCACCACCTCCTAAGAAATACCCACCACCACCCTACCATTACAAGTCTCCCCCACCGCCTCCTCCGGTCTACTCTCCTCCACCACCACCACACAAGAAACCTTACAAGTACAAATCTCCTCCCCCACCAACTCCTGTTTACAAGTATAAGTCTCCACCACCTCCACCACCATCACCACCCAAGCATCCTTACAAGTACAAGTCTCCTCCACCTCCACCACCATCACCACCCAAGCATCCTTACAAGTACAAGtccccaccaccaccaccaccatcacCACCTAAACACCCCTACAAGTACAAGTCCCCACCCCCACCATCACCACCCAAGCACCCTTACAAGTACAAGTCTCCACCCCCACCACCTCCAGTTTACAAGTATAAGTCTCCACCACCTCCACCTCCATCACCACCCAAGCACCCCTACAAGTACAAGTCTCCACCCCCACCACCTCCAGTTTACAAGTATAAGTCTCCACCACCTCCACCTCCATCACCACCCAAGCACCCTTACAAGTACAAGTCCCCACCACCTCCACCACCATCACCACCAAAGCATCCTTACAAATACAAgtctccaccaccaccaccatccCCACCTAAGCATCCCTACAAGTACAAGtccccaccaccaccaccaccatccCCACCAAAGCATCCCTACAAGTACAAGTCCCCCCACCACCACCACCGTCACCACCCAAGCACCCCTACAAGTACAAGTcacctccaccaccaccaccatcacCCCCCAAGCACCCTTACAAGTACAAGTCCCCACCCCCACCGTCACCACCTAAGCACCCCTACAAGTACAAGTCACCCCCACCACCCCCACCATCACCCCCCAAGCACCCTTACAAGTACAAGTCTCCACCACCTCCTCCTCCAGTTTACAAATACAAGTCTCCTCCTCCACCCCCACCCCATTATGTCTACGCTTCACCCCCTCCTCCTCACCACTACTAAGCCACGGCTTTGACCGTGCTCCAATCCAAGGTAAGATACATTAGaatcctcttttttttttgtcatctgGTCAGGGTGCATTATTTCAGAATGTTTTGCATGTTTTAATCTTTAAACAGTTGTTTGCAGGAAAAGATAATGCTGTGATGCAAATAAAGCTACAAAAAGATAGTTTGAAAAGGATATATCTAGAGAGATAAAGCAAAAGATTGGGACCCTAGACTAGTCTCCGCGTTTGAAGTGAAGAACAATAATGATGTAGACAAATTGCATTTCAATGCTGTATTATTCAGTGGTTTCgcccgtatttatttatttccaATTCTGCgtaataataaaaatgattagTATATATAATCCTGTACGTGTTTTCCAACCATTTTGCATGAGTTTCTGTCCATTCCTAAATTAATGGTCCACGTGTTTTTTAGATTCTCTTGCTCTTTGGTTTTGTGTGTGATGTGAttgataatattttaaatgttaaattttaaatttaaaaatctagAAATTAATCTTACTACATAATTTGATTCttatattttacaaaaataagAAGAATTAGTTATAAATGTAAGGCATATTGTACTTACAAGAAGAGAACTCAAATTTTAAAGACGACATTATTAAAAAATGTAGTTATGAACTCGAAAGGATTAGTCTTCATAAACCTTAAACCGTACATGAAAAATATCTTAATCacgcaaaataaaagaaaaatctaaGAAATTATTCCAAATTGATAATACTATTAAGCTTTACTGTTGACTTGGGAACAAGTAGTTTAACAATTTACATGCTAGTAATTAACAAAAATCAATAGTTTAACCATTTATACAcaacaaattaataaaaaataagcaCGGACTGATAAAGTAAAATAGAGAAATTAACttctcaatttttgaaatttagaatTAGAcctaaaaaaattaaagataataATTCTAGATACAACAACTTTTCAAATACTATATAAAATATAGGTTCCTTTTGTTTCACCTAAAACAATTTTAATGTTTTCTTAAAATTGGATTGATTTTATGGAAaagtttagtttttttatttgaattattttgcttaaaatatttttattatttgatatttttctaaaatcattttaaatttgttattagtgAAACaaatacaatataaatatacTTATTACAAAATATTAGAGTAACATTTCTTTTTGACAATTGGAATTTCTTTTATAAtaagataatattttattataattaatatcatatataaatttaataataaataatgcttaaattacatatattatatatatgatgtgtATAATGACACATTAGAGTTGGGAGATAAATGAACCTAAGCATGATTTAAACAAATACTCATatctatataattaaaatattcatattttatactataaaaatttatt encodes:
- the LOC108464601 gene encoding extensin-3-like; this translates as MGSSMTSLFLTLLVLAVSLSLPFETSADYTYSSPPPPPKKYPPPPYHYKSPPPPPPVYSPPPPPHKKPYKYKSPPPPTPVYKYKSPPPPPPSPPKHPYKYKSPPPPPPSPPKHPYKYKSPPPPPPSPPKHPYKYKSPPPPSPPKHPYKYKSPPPPPPVYKYKSPPPPPPSPPKHPYKYKSPPPPPPVYKYKSPPPPPPSPPKHPYKYKSPPPPPPSPPKHPYKYKSPPPPPSPPKHPYKYKSPPPPPPSPPKHPYKYKSPHHHHRHHPSTPTSTSHLHHHHHHPPSTLTSTSPHPHRHHLSTPTSTSHPHHPHHHPPSTLTSTSLHHLLLQFTNTSLLLHPHPIMSTLHPLLLTTTKPRL